The following are from one region of the Actinoplanes sp. L3-i22 genome:
- a CDS encoding response regulator transcription factor encodes MRRLLVVEDDSDLREMVTETLVDEGYHVDQAPDGQRGLHLGLTRPYDVLVIDRRLPALDGLALITRLRARAVAARALMLTALGTVDDRIAGLDAGADDYLVKPFDLDELSARIRALCRRTSDATELLRLGDGHLDLGARDAVLADGTRVALSAREFELLRVLAARPTAVHPRAALRSRVFDEASAASIVDTYVYYLRRKLGRRAVQTVHGLGYRLGAL; translated from the coding sequence ATGCGCCGACTTCTGGTGGTCGAGGACGACTCGGATCTGCGCGAGATGGTCACCGAGACGCTGGTCGACGAGGGGTATCACGTCGACCAGGCCCCGGACGGACAGCGCGGACTGCACCTGGGCCTGACCCGGCCCTACGACGTGCTGGTCATCGATCGGCGGTTGCCGGCGCTCGACGGCCTGGCCCTGATCACCCGGCTGCGGGCACGGGCGGTGGCCGCCCGGGCGCTGATGCTGACCGCGCTCGGCACGGTCGACGACCGGATCGCCGGGCTCGACGCGGGCGCCGACGACTACCTGGTCAAACCGTTCGATCTGGACGAGCTGAGCGCGCGGATCCGGGCACTGTGCCGGCGCACCTCGGACGCGACCGAGCTGCTGCGGCTCGGCGACGGGCATCTCGACCTCGGCGCCCGGGACGCGGTGCTCGCCGACGGCACCCGGGTGGCGCTGTCGGCGCGCGAGTTCGAGCTGCTGCGCGTGCTGGCCGCCCGGCCCACCGCCGTGCATCCGCGGGCGGCGCTGCGCAGCCGGGTCTTCGACGAGGCGTCGGCGGCGTCGATCGTGGACACCTACGTCTACTACCTGCGCCGCAAGCTGGGCCGCCGGGCGGTGCAGACCGTGCACGGGCTCGGTTACCGGCTGGGCGCGCTGTGA
- a CDS encoding globin domain-containing protein, whose translation MLSKTARPLVQQTLPTVGANIHTIAERFYAHMFEAHPELHDGVFNRGHHAEGSQPKSLALSVIVFAEALVTNPGRLPGRLLTRVAHKHASLGIRPEQYQIVHEHLMWAMRDVLGPLITPETLLAWDEVYWLMAYALINRERGLYSARGVTAERVWRRWRVAEKINETGDVVVFVMRRMDDRLVKTSLPGQYVTVQAPMPDGNRQPRQYSLIRADDGEHRYFAVKRDGEVSNFLHDHVQPGDELTLSIPYGDVVLDDSGRPVIFISAGIGVTPMAGMISHLVAAGSRLPVMLLHADTSEATFPLRRQIVDDLAHLPKSELHVWYEHGGPETLPVTSAHSGTLDLGEVPRPKRALYYLCGPLPFLEMVRGTLLERGVAPRDIQYEMFGPDLWQADTDA comes from the coding sequence GTGCTGTCCAAGACCGCTCGGCCGCTCGTCCAGCAGACCCTTCCGACCGTCGGCGCGAACATTCACACGATCGCCGAACGCTTCTACGCGCACATGTTCGAGGCGCACCCCGAGCTGCACGACGGGGTGTTCAATCGCGGTCACCATGCCGAGGGCAGCCAGCCCAAGTCGCTCGCCCTGTCGGTGATCGTCTTCGCCGAGGCCCTGGTCACCAACCCGGGGCGGCTGCCCGGCCGGCTGCTCACCCGGGTCGCGCACAAGCACGCGTCGCTCGGCATCCGTCCCGAGCAGTACCAGATCGTGCACGAACACCTGATGTGGGCGATGCGGGACGTGCTCGGGCCGCTGATCACCCCCGAGACGCTGCTGGCCTGGGACGAGGTGTACTGGTTGATGGCCTACGCGCTGATCAACCGGGAGCGCGGCCTCTACTCGGCGCGCGGCGTCACCGCGGAACGGGTCTGGCGGCGCTGGCGGGTCGCCGAGAAGATCAACGAGACCGGGGACGTGGTCGTCTTCGTCATGCGCCGGATGGACGATCGCCTGGTCAAGACGTCCCTGCCCGGCCAGTACGTGACGGTCCAGGCGCCGATGCCGGACGGCAACCGGCAGCCGCGGCAGTACAGCCTGATCCGGGCCGACGACGGCGAGCACCGGTACTTCGCGGTCAAACGCGACGGCGAGGTCTCCAACTTCCTGCACGACCACGTCCAGCCCGGCGACGAGCTGACCCTCAGCATCCCGTACGGCGACGTGGTCCTCGACGACAGCGGCCGGCCGGTCATCTTCATCTCCGCGGGCATCGGTGTCACCCCGATGGCCGGCATGATTTCCCACCTGGTGGCCGCCGGCTCCCGCCTGCCGGTCATGCTGCTGCACGCCGACACCAGCGAGGCCACCTTCCCGCTCCGCCGCCAGATCGTCGACGACCTCGCCCACCTGCCCAAATCCGAGCTGCACGTCTGGTACGAGCACGGCGGCCCGGAAACCCTGCCGGTCACCTCGGCGCACAGCGGCACCCTCGACCTCGGCGAGGTGCCCCGGCCGAAACGCGCGCTGTACTACCTGTGCGGGCCGCTGCCGTTCCTCGAGATGGTGCGCGGCACGCTGCTGGAACGCGGCGTCGCCCCGCGCGACATCCAGTACGAGATGTTCGGCCCGGACCTCTGGCAGGCCGACACCGACGCCTGA
- a CDS encoding MDR family MFS transporter, which yields MSESRIDPTALRTAIAVLAGGITVILDSTIVSVALHELATDLHADVATIQWVSTAYLLALGVVIPVVGWLQSRLGGKRLWIAALTVFLLGSVLCSFAWDAPSLIGFRVLQGLGGGAMMPLMMTMIMQQVRGKDIGRLMSLVALPAALGPILGPVIGGLILGAGSWRWLFLVNVPLCLIGLALAVRLIPADEPGRRIRLDVVGLVLLSPALVALLYGLSKVSGEHGFASAGALVPMLGGAALLVAFVLWAVRRPDTALVDLAVLRSRPTWASTALMFLSGAALYGAMILLPLYWQEVRGADALGAGLLLIPQGVGSLLSRSVASRLLDRVGGRGVALLGFALTGLATVPFGFVGADTATWPLLVALFVRGLGLGMVVIPLMTVAFVGLDRERVPHASIVLRIGQQVGGSVGVALLTVILASTARRTGSLVTAFDTAFWWSIGFTAVAVALSVLLPGKAPAPAPTMAAAEG from the coding sequence ATGTCCGAATCCCGCATCGACCCGACAGCCCTGCGCACCGCGATCGCGGTGCTCGCCGGCGGCATCACGGTCATCCTCGACTCGACGATCGTCAGCGTGGCGCTGCACGAGCTCGCCACCGACCTGCACGCCGACGTCGCCACCATCCAGTGGGTGAGCACGGCGTACCTGCTGGCCCTGGGCGTGGTCATCCCGGTGGTCGGCTGGCTGCAGAGCCGCCTCGGCGGCAAGCGGCTGTGGATCGCGGCGCTGACCGTGTTCCTGCTCGGCTCGGTGCTCTGCTCGTTCGCCTGGGACGCGCCGAGCCTGATCGGCTTCCGGGTCCTGCAGGGCCTCGGCGGCGGCGCGATGATGCCGCTGATGATGACCATGATCATGCAGCAGGTCCGGGGTAAGGACATCGGCCGGCTGATGTCGCTGGTCGCGCTGCCGGCCGCGCTCGGGCCGATCCTCGGCCCGGTGATCGGCGGGCTGATCCTCGGCGCCGGCAGCTGGCGCTGGCTGTTCCTGGTGAACGTGCCGCTCTGCCTGATCGGCCTGGCCCTCGCGGTCCGGCTGATCCCGGCCGACGAGCCGGGCCGGCGCATCCGTCTCGACGTGGTCGGCCTGGTGCTGCTCTCCCCCGCGCTGGTCGCCCTGCTCTACGGCCTGTCCAAGGTGTCCGGCGAGCACGGCTTCGCGAGCGCCGGCGCGCTGGTCCCGATGCTCGGCGGGGCGGCGCTGCTGGTCGCGTTCGTGCTCTGGGCGGTGCGCCGGCCGGACACCGCGCTGGTCGACCTGGCGGTGCTGCGCTCCCGGCCGACCTGGGCGTCGACCGCGCTGATGTTCCTCTCCGGCGCCGCGCTCTACGGCGCGATGATCCTGCTCCCGCTCTACTGGCAGGAGGTCCGCGGCGCGGACGCGCTCGGCGCCGGCCTGCTGCTGATCCCGCAGGGCGTCGGCTCGCTGCTGAGCCGCTCGGTCGCGAGCCGGCTGCTGGACCGGGTCGGCGGGCGCGGCGTGGCGCTGCTCGGGTTCGCGCTGACCGGGCTGGCCACCGTGCCGTTCGGGTTCGTCGGGGCGGACACCGCGACCTGGCCGCTGCTGGTCGCCCTGTTCGTCCGCGGCCTCGGGCTGGGCATGGTGGTGATCCCGCTGATGACGGTCGCCTTCGTCGGCCTGGACCGGGAACGGGTCCCGCACGCCAGCATCGTGCTGCGGATCGGCCAGCAGGTCGGCGGCTCGGTCGGGGTGGCGCTGCTGACCGTCATCCTGGCCAGCACGGCGCGGCGGACCGGCTCGCTGGTCACCGCGTTCGACACCGCGTTCTGGTGGTCGATCGGCTTCACCGCGGTCGCCGTCGCGCTCTCCGTCCTGCTCCCCGGAAAGGCCCCGGCCCCGGCCCCCACGATGGCGGCCGCCGAAGGATAG
- a CDS encoding low temperature requirement protein A has product MSQTAAEERHATWLELFFDLVIVAAVAQLAHLLHAEPDGRRLLIFAVLYYAMWSVWTGFTLYANVAATQTRLVTMLAAMFGIAVMAASVPQLAEHDRPQPFIIAYVACRMLAIASWKRENEVMTEWPGVHQALGLIPWIASLGFGTPARYWLWALGIVFDVGFSLLASRSPERLLAAERRDYERDQRRWTTRLVRRFAPWHEADPAPQAAAADRPHLGERLGLFVIIVLGEAVAQLVNSAAGVAHWSYEIWALGLIGFGLLVALWWLTLQYGSAAVPLSGALSRALRLTMPAHYLTTAAIVAIAAGLGGLAGESEHAGASIRWVLCGGAAMYYLVAGPIGFSGAARRWTLGWALPAAAGAVLLGAFGGHLAAWVLVGGLLMLALWQVGYRRLARIPVEAA; this is encoded by the coding sequence ATGTCGCAAACGGCCGCCGAGGAGCGGCACGCCACCTGGCTGGAGCTCTTCTTCGACCTGGTGATCGTGGCCGCCGTGGCACAGCTCGCCCACCTGCTGCACGCCGAGCCGGACGGGCGGCGGCTGCTGATCTTCGCGGTGCTCTACTACGCGATGTGGAGCGTCTGGACCGGCTTCACCCTCTACGCCAACGTCGCGGCCACGCAGACCCGGCTGGTCACCATGCTGGCCGCGATGTTCGGCATCGCGGTGATGGCCGCCTCGGTGCCGCAGCTGGCCGAGCACGACCGGCCGCAGCCGTTCATCATCGCGTACGTCGCCTGCCGGATGCTCGCGATCGCGTCCTGGAAGCGGGAGAACGAGGTGATGACCGAGTGGCCCGGCGTGCACCAGGCGCTCGGCCTGATCCCGTGGATCGCCTCGCTCGGCTTCGGCACGCCCGCGCGGTACTGGCTGTGGGCGCTCGGCATCGTCTTCGACGTCGGGTTCTCGCTGCTGGCCTCACGCTCGCCGGAGCGGCTGCTGGCCGCCGAGCGCCGCGACTACGAGCGCGACCAGCGCCGGTGGACGACCCGGCTGGTCCGCCGGTTCGCGCCCTGGCACGAGGCCGACCCGGCTCCGCAGGCCGCCGCGGCGGACCGCCCGCACCTCGGCGAACGGCTGGGACTCTTCGTGATCATCGTGCTCGGGGAGGCGGTCGCCCAGCTGGTGAACTCGGCTGCCGGGGTGGCGCACTGGTCGTACGAAATCTGGGCCCTGGGTTTGATCGGTTTCGGTCTTCTCGTCGCCCTCTGGTGGCTGACCCTGCAGTACGGCTCGGCCGCGGTGCCGCTCTCCGGCGCGCTGTCGCGGGCACTGCGGCTGACCATGCCGGCGCACTACCTGACCACCGCCGCGATCGTCGCGATCGCCGCCGGACTGGGCGGCCTGGCCGGCGAGTCCGAGCACGCCGGCGCGAGCATCCGCTGGGTGCTGTGCGGCGGCGCGGCGATGTATTACCTGGTCGCGGGCCCGATCGGGTTCTCCGGCGCGGCCCGCCGGTGGACGCTCGGCTGGGCCCTGCCGGCCGCCGCCGGCGCGGTCCTGCTCGGCGCGTTCGGCGGGCATCTGGCGGCCTGGGTGCTGGTCGGCGGCCTGCTGATGCTGGCGCTCTGGCAGGTCGGTTACCGGCGGCTTGCCCGGATCCCCGTCGAGGCGGCCTGA
- a CDS encoding AAA family ATPase, with amino-acid sequence MLDASPVSTPRFVGRDREMAALRDALARPPAIVLVEGEAGIGKSRLLREWLAAPDRHTALVSVCPPLRESLTLGPIVDAFLGIEHPMAGLRLTELAGALRPLFPEWSAHLPPALPPLDDAKAARHRLFRALHELLRALRVDVLVLEDAHWADEVTCEFLLFVSSRQRSDGPSLVISYRPEEVGDGSLLLRLTSRLPAGVTQLRIALAPMPPGDTAALVSSMLDGNPISQEFTTFMHDRTGGVPLAVEESVRLMCDRADLVFRDGQWVRLKLRELRVPPTVRDSTRERVSRLSPAAQQALRAAATLAEPSSVATIAMTAGLSPDACRGAIVEAATAGVLDGDDRDRWRFRHVLAATAVYEAIPLIDRRHLHLLAGRALEHLSPPPVARLAHHFREAGETASWARYAEQGAELAIASGDHTKAVDLLVDLLSRAVLPPADRARVARIAGVAALGRREPVDAVYHRVIRTLRSVLDTPGLSARQQAEIRNPLGRLLITGGEAQAALSELEQAVTNLDHDPVEAARAMTYLGWAYAGPWPASTHRRWLDRAAALTDRIDSPAQRLNLAGNRAAALLMLGEEEAWDVVAGLPVDGTTAAERLDVARIHVNIGTGALIWGRYADAEEHLAVAMRLAEAEQASRLQHNVRLEQANLAWHTGRWDGLAETAVALAEADRDRPAHYLGSIRLAARLAATAGRRRAAEEQFRLVLEESARLGAADDTMEAAAALARLWLTDGNSRRALRITDEPLDTVRRKGIWVWAADLVPARIEALLAEGEPAAATRLVDQFARGLRGRTAPAPRAALAVCRALLLDAAGDHARAATAHGRAARAWSALPRPYDAMRARERQAEALLAQGSIEPGRELLAEQYEQLFRLGARGDADRVAQRLREHGAEVPRLWRGGRRGYGDQLSPRELDVVQLVVAGKTNREISRILSKSPATVDQQLRAAMRKLQVNSRTALAVKAVEAGVFAEP; translated from the coding sequence ATGCTCGATGCGTCGCCCGTTTCCACGCCGCGTTTCGTCGGCCGCGATCGGGAGATGGCGGCGCTGCGCGACGCGCTGGCCCGGCCACCGGCGATCGTGCTGGTGGAGGGCGAGGCCGGGATCGGCAAGAGCCGGCTGCTGCGCGAGTGGCTGGCCGCGCCGGACCGGCACACCGCCCTGGTGTCGGTGTGCCCGCCGCTTCGTGAGTCGCTGACGCTGGGGCCGATCGTCGACGCGTTCCTCGGGATCGAGCATCCGATGGCGGGCCTCCGGCTCACCGAGCTGGCGGGCGCGTTACGGCCACTGTTCCCGGAATGGTCCGCGCATCTGCCGCCCGCCCTGCCGCCCCTGGACGACGCGAAGGCGGCCCGGCACCGCCTGTTCCGGGCCCTGCACGAGTTGCTGCGGGCGCTGCGCGTCGACGTCCTCGTGCTCGAGGACGCGCACTGGGCCGACGAGGTGACCTGCGAGTTCCTGCTGTTCGTCAGCTCCCGGCAGCGGTCCGACGGGCCCAGCCTGGTGATCTCCTACCGGCCGGAGGAGGTCGGCGACGGCTCGCTGCTGCTGCGGCTGACGTCCCGGTTGCCGGCCGGCGTGACCCAGCTGCGGATCGCCCTGGCGCCGATGCCACCCGGCGACACGGCGGCGCTGGTCTCCTCGATGCTGGACGGCAACCCGATCTCGCAGGAGTTCACCACGTTCATGCACGACCGGACCGGCGGCGTCCCGCTGGCCGTGGAGGAGTCGGTCCGCCTCATGTGCGACCGGGCCGACCTGGTCTTCCGCGACGGGCAGTGGGTCCGGCTGAAGCTGCGCGAGCTCCGGGTCCCGCCGACGGTGCGCGACTCCACCCGGGAGCGGGTGAGCCGGCTGTCGCCGGCCGCACAGCAGGCGTTGCGCGCGGCGGCCACGCTGGCCGAGCCGTCCTCGGTGGCGACGATCGCGATGACCGCCGGCCTGTCCCCCGACGCGTGCCGGGGCGCCATCGTGGAGGCCGCCACCGCCGGTGTCCTGGACGGCGACGACCGCGACCGGTGGCGCTTCCGGCACGTGCTGGCCGCCACCGCCGTCTACGAGGCGATCCCGCTGATCGACCGCCGGCACCTCCACCTGCTGGCCGGCCGGGCCCTGGAACACCTGAGTCCGCCGCCGGTGGCCCGCCTCGCCCACCACTTCCGCGAGGCCGGCGAGACGGCATCCTGGGCGCGCTACGCCGAGCAGGGCGCCGAGCTGGCCATCGCCTCGGGGGACCACACCAAGGCCGTCGACCTGCTGGTCGATCTGCTGTCCCGGGCCGTGCTGCCGCCGGCGGACCGGGCGCGGGTCGCGCGCATCGCCGGCGTCGCCGCGCTGGGCCGCCGGGAACCGGTCGACGCGGTCTACCACCGGGTGATCCGGACCCTGCGCTCGGTGCTGGACACCCCCGGCCTCTCCGCCCGCCAGCAGGCCGAGATCCGCAACCCCCTGGGCCGGCTCCTGATCACCGGGGGCGAGGCGCAGGCCGCCCTCAGCGAGCTGGAGCAGGCGGTGACCAACCTCGACCACGACCCGGTCGAGGCGGCCCGGGCGATGACCTACCTCGGCTGGGCGTACGCGGGGCCGTGGCCGGCCTCGACGCACCGGCGCTGGCTGGATCGCGCCGCCGCGCTGACCGACCGGATCGACTCCCCCGCGCAGCGGCTGAACCTGGCCGGGAACCGGGCCGCCGCCCTGCTCATGCTGGGCGAGGAGGAGGCCTGGGACGTCGTCGCCGGCCTGCCGGTCGACGGCACCACGGCGGCGGAGCGGCTCGACGTGGCCCGGATCCACGTGAACATCGGCACCGGCGCGCTGATCTGGGGCCGGTACGCCGACGCCGAGGAGCACCTCGCCGTGGCCATGCGCCTCGCCGAGGCCGAGCAGGCGTCCCGGTTGCAGCACAACGTCCGGCTCGAACAGGCCAACCTGGCGTGGCACACCGGCCGGTGGGACGGTCTCGCGGAGACGGCCGTGGCCCTCGCCGAGGCCGACCGGGACCGGCCGGCCCACTACCTCGGCAGCATTCGCCTCGCCGCTCGGCTGGCCGCCACGGCCGGCCGGCGGCGCGCCGCGGAGGAGCAGTTCCGGCTGGTCCTGGAGGAGTCGGCCCGGCTCGGCGCGGCCGACGACACGATGGAGGCCGCCGCCGCGCTGGCCCGGCTGTGGCTGACCGACGGGAACAGCCGCCGGGCGTTGCGGATCACCGACGAGCCGTTGGACACCGTACGGCGAAAGGGAATTTGGGTCTGGGCCGCAGATCTTGTTCCGGCCCGGATCGAGGCGCTCCTGGCCGAAGGCGAGCCGGCGGCCGCGACCCGCCTGGTCGACCAGTTCGCCCGGGGGCTGCGTGGCCGCACGGCGCCCGCGCCGCGCGCCGCGCTCGCGGTGTGCCGGGCCCTGCTGCTCGACGCGGCCGGCGACCACGCCCGGGCGGCGACGGCCCATGGCCGGGCGGCGCGTGCCTGGAGCGCGTTGCCCCGCCCCTACGACGCCATGCGCGCCCGCGAGCGCCAGGCCGAGGCGCTCCTCGCGCAGGGCTCGATCGAGCCGGGCCGCGAGCTGCTGGCCGAGCAGTACGAGCAGCTGTTCCGGCTGGGCGCCCGCGGCGACGCGGACCGGGTCGCCCAGCGGCTGCGCGAGCACGGCGCCGAGGTCCCGCGACTGTGGCGCGGCGGCCGGCGCGGGTACGGCGACCAGCTCTCCCCGCGCGAGCTCGACGTGGTCCAGCTGGTCGTCGCCGGCAAGACGAACCGGGAGATCAGCCGGATCCTGTCCAAGTCCCCGGCCACGGTGGACCAGCAGCTGCGCGCGGCGATGCGCAAGCTGCAGGTGAACTCCCGGACCGCCCTCGCGGTCAAGGCCGTCGAGGCCGGCGTCTTCGCCGAGCCGTGA
- a CDS encoding TetR/AcrR family transcriptional regulator, which yields MTLKGTRRRGDELEEAILDAAWGVLIEQGYPAFTYEAVAARAGTSRPVLYRRWPQREDMLLAVLRKHWWSHPIPVPDAGNLRDDVIGFLRRASTERTRMVALLSVQIMDYMRETGSSFAQLRDSLRPPGLPNAFERMIARAVERGEVPDVPRLPRLVNLPFDLFRNELLMTMKAIPDETIIEIVDGLWLPLLGYRAGPPSPAAPLPAPAAGRSAAGPPAPAADGP from the coding sequence GTGACTCTTAAGGGCACCCGGCGGCGCGGTGACGAGCTCGAGGAAGCGATCCTCGACGCGGCCTGGGGCGTGCTGATCGAGCAGGGCTACCCGGCCTTCACCTACGAGGCGGTCGCGGCCCGGGCCGGCACCAGCCGCCCGGTGCTCTACCGCCGCTGGCCGCAGCGCGAGGACATGCTGCTCGCGGTGCTCCGCAAGCACTGGTGGTCGCACCCCATCCCGGTCCCGGACGCCGGCAACCTGCGCGACGACGTGATCGGCTTCCTGCGCCGCGCCAGCACCGAGCGGACCCGGATGGTCGCCCTGCTCAGCGTGCAGATCATGGACTACATGCGGGAGACCGGGAGCAGCTTCGCCCAGCTGCGCGACAGCCTGCGCCCGCCGGGCCTGCCGAACGCGTTCGAGCGGATGATCGCCCGCGCGGTCGAGCGCGGCGAGGTGCCCGACGTGCCGCGCCTGCCCCGGCTGGTGAACCTGCCGTTCGACCTGTTCCGCAACGAGCTGCTGATGACCATGAAGGCGATCCCGGACGAGACGATCATCGAGATCGTCGACGGGCTGTGGCTGCCGCTGCTGGGTTACCGCGCCGGTCCGCCGTCACCCGCAGCGCCGCTGCCGGCGCCGGCCGCGGGCCGCTCGGCCGCCGGGCCTCCGGCGCCAGCGGCAGACGGACCGTGA